One region of Rhodocaloribacter litoris genomic DNA includes:
- a CDS encoding acyl-[acyl-carrier-protein] thioesterase gives MPPSADPWQETFRVRSYEVEPGGHASVQTLCHYFEEAAGNHAQALGLSVEQLASQGLTWVLSRLHVQVAAFPRWRDTVRVTTWPSGQNGLFALREFQVHDEGGRLLARATSGWVMIDVQRRRPVRLPGFLRAYLFPRPDRAVEDDFTRLRPPPDGYERARRFHVRYSDLDLNRHVNNVRYVEWAVETLPPAFLETHRLAGLEIHFRAETGYDAAVIAEAASDAAAGTGTGFWHRLRREDDDQDVAVARTRWRPAAPSD, from the coding sequence ATGCCGCCGTCCGCCGATCCGTGGCAGGAGACGTTTCGTGTTCGCTCCTATGAAGTGGAGCCGGGGGGGCATGCCTCGGTGCAGACGCTCTGTCACTACTTCGAGGAAGCCGCCGGCAACCATGCGCAGGCGCTGGGTCTTTCGGTGGAACAGCTCGCCTCGCAGGGCCTGACGTGGGTTCTCTCCCGCCTGCACGTGCAGGTGGCGGCGTTTCCCCGGTGGCGGGACACGGTGCGCGTGACGACGTGGCCTTCCGGCCAGAACGGCCTCTTCGCCCTGCGCGAGTTTCAGGTCCACGACGAGGGCGGGCGGCTGCTGGCACGGGCAACGAGCGGGTGGGTGATGATCGATGTGCAACGGCGGCGCCCCGTGCGGCTCCCCGGCTTCCTCCGGGCCTACCTCTTCCCCCGCCCCGACCGGGCCGTCGAGGACGACTTCACCCGCCTCCGGCCGCCTCCGGACGGCTACGAACGGGCGCGTCGCTTCCACGTCCGCTACAGCGACCTCGATCTCAACCGCCACGTCAACAACGTGCGCTACGTGGAGTGGGCCGTCGAGACGCTGCCGCCGGCGTTCCTCGAAACGCACCGGCTCGCCGGGCTGGAGATCCACTTCCGGGCGGAGACCGGATACGATGCCGCCGTGATCGCCGAGGCGGCATCCGACGCGGCGGCCGGCACCGGAACCGGCTTCTGGCACCGCCTCCGGCGCGAGGACGACGACCAGGACGTGGCCGTGGCCCGGACCCGCTGGCGGCCCGCTGCCCCTTCGGACTGA
- a CDS encoding mechanosensitive ion channel family protein, with product MDTTWVQTMLDLVTAYALNVIGGVLLLIGGWVVSKWVHRGAARSLDRTRLDPTLARFFANAARWLVLIFAVLASLELFGVQTTSFIAVLGAAGLAVGLAFQGTLSNFAAGVLLLIFRPFRVGDAVRIAGQTGKVEEIDLFMTKLDTFDNRRLMIPNSKITGDVIETITFHPIRRADVAVGTEYAADLDRVRSVLERAAASVEGALDDPPPQVVLTGLGASSIDWEVRLWAPTSDFLAVRQAALRAVKQALDEAGIGIPFPQMDVHLDPADTRPATRPPGPAGEKT from the coding sequence ATGGATACGACCTGGGTTCAAACGATGCTCGATCTCGTCACGGCCTATGCCCTCAACGTCATCGGCGGGGTGCTGTTGCTCATCGGCGGGTGGGTGGTGTCGAAATGGGTGCACCGCGGCGCGGCCCGGAGCCTCGACCGGACCCGGCTCGACCCGACGCTCGCCCGGTTCTTTGCCAATGCGGCGCGCTGGCTCGTGCTCATCTTTGCCGTGCTGGCCTCGCTCGAGCTCTTCGGCGTGCAGACGACGAGCTTCATCGCCGTGCTCGGAGCGGCCGGGCTGGCCGTCGGCCTCGCTTTTCAGGGCACCCTGTCGAACTTTGCCGCCGGCGTGCTCCTGCTCATCTTTCGTCCCTTCCGCGTCGGCGACGCCGTCCGCATTGCCGGGCAGACGGGCAAGGTCGAGGAGATCGATCTGTTCATGACCAAGCTGGATACGTTCGACAACCGCCGGCTGATGATCCCCAACAGCAAGATCACCGGCGACGTCATCGAGACGATCACGTTCCATCCGATCCGTCGTGCGGACGTGGCCGTGGGCACCGAGTACGCGGCCGACCTGGACCGCGTCCGCAGCGTGCTCGAACGGGCGGCCGCCTCGGTCGAAGGGGCCCTCGACGACCCGCCCCCGCAGGTCGTGCTCACGGGACTCGGCGCCTCGTCCATCGACTGGGAGGTGCGCCTCTGGGCTCCGACGTCCGACTTCCTGGCCGTTCGGCAGGCCGCCCTGCGTGCCGTCAAGCAGGCCCTCGACGAGGCCGGCATCGGGATCCCCTTCCCGCAGATGGACGTGCACCTCGATCCGGCGGATACCCGCCCGGCGACACGGCCCCCCGGACCCGCCGGCGAGAAAACCTGA
- a CDS encoding SCP2 sterol-binding domain-containing protein — MAIETLQDLFEAYKANFVPARAEGIEATFQLHLSGEGGGDYVLRVQDQELTIEEGVAENPTTTLKSSVEDWINLSLGKANPMTLMMTGRLKVSGSIPMATRFQSMFRTG, encoded by the coding sequence ATGGCCATCGAAACCCTGCAAGACCTCTTCGAAGCCTACAAAGCGAACTTCGTCCCGGCGCGGGCCGAAGGCATCGAGGCCACCTTTCAACTGCATCTCAGCGGGGAAGGGGGCGGCGACTACGTCCTCCGCGTCCAGGACCAGGAACTGACCATCGAGGAAGGCGTGGCCGAGAACCCGACGACGACGCTCAAAAGCTCGGTCGAGGACTGGATCAACCTGAGCCTGGGCAAGGCCAACCCGATGACGTTGATGATGACCGGCCGGCTCAAGGTCAGCGGTTCCATCCCCATGGCGACCAGGTTCCAGTCGATGTTCCGCACGGGTTGA
- a CDS encoding class II 3-deoxy-7-phosphoheptulonate synthase, giving the protein MVVPSVRDWHPASWRDREALQQPDYEDTEALETVRAHLAALPPLVTSWEVERLKQQLAEAAAGRRFLLQGGDCAERFDECSAAVITNRLKVLLQMSLVLVYGLRLPIVRVGRLAGQYAKPRSADVETRNGRSLPSYRGDIINGPGFSADERRPDPRRMLEAYSRSALTLNFIRALAEGGFADLHHPEYWDLDFVQHSPLAADYRHIVDAIAEAIRFMETVSDAPLHALERVTFYTSHEALLLPYEEALTRFVAHRPGAYNLSTHFPWIGMRTAQPDGAHVEYARGIANPIGLKVGPDMTPSWLCDLLDRLNPDDEPGRLTLITRFGADRIGDCLPPLIEAVRATGRMVLWCCDPMHGNTETTESGLKTRRFENILAELEQAFDIHAAMGTHLGGVHFELTGEDVTECIGGARGLDEADLERAYKSHVDPRLNGEQALEMAFRIVRKHQRMRA; this is encoded by the coding sequence TGGCCGCCCTGCCACCGCTGGTGACCTCGTGGGAGGTCGAACGCCTGAAACAGCAGCTGGCCGAAGCCGCCGCCGGCCGGCGCTTCCTGCTCCAGGGCGGCGACTGCGCCGAACGCTTCGACGAATGCAGCGCCGCCGTCATCACCAACCGGCTCAAGGTGCTGCTGCAGATGAGCCTGGTGCTCGTCTACGGGCTGCGCCTGCCCATCGTCCGCGTCGGGCGCCTGGCCGGCCAGTATGCCAAGCCCCGCTCGGCCGACGTCGAGACGCGCAACGGCCGGTCGCTGCCCAGCTACCGGGGCGACATCATCAACGGACCCGGCTTCTCCGCCGACGAACGGCGCCCCGATCCCCGGCGCATGCTCGAAGCCTACAGCCGCTCGGCGCTCACGCTCAACTTCATCCGCGCCCTGGCCGAAGGCGGCTTCGCCGACCTGCACCACCCCGAATACTGGGACCTCGACTTCGTCCAGCATTCCCCCCTGGCCGCCGACTATCGCCACATCGTCGACGCCATCGCCGAGGCCATCCGCTTCATGGAAACCGTCTCGGACGCCCCGCTGCACGCCCTCGAACGGGTCACCTTCTACACGAGCCACGAGGCGCTCCTGCTGCCCTATGAGGAAGCGCTGACCCGCTTCGTGGCCCACCGCCCCGGCGCCTACAACCTCTCGACACACTTCCCCTGGATCGGTATGCGCACGGCGCAGCCGGACGGCGCCCACGTCGAATACGCCCGCGGGATCGCCAACCCGATCGGCCTCAAGGTCGGGCCCGACATGACCCCCTCCTGGCTGTGCGACCTCCTCGACCGGCTCAACCCGGACGACGAACCGGGCCGGCTGACGCTCATCACCCGCTTCGGCGCCGACCGGATCGGCGACTGCCTCCCCCCCCTCATCGAAGCCGTCCGGGCCACCGGCCGCATGGTGCTCTGGTGCTGCGACCCCATGCACGGCAACACCGAAACCACCGAGTCGGGCCTCAAAACCCGCCGCTTCGAGAACATCCTGGCCGAACTCGAACAGGCCTTCGACATCCACGCGGCGATGGGCACGCACCTCGGAGGCGTCCACTTCGAACTGACCGGGGAGGACGTGACCGAGTGCATCGGCGGGGCCCGCGGCCTCGACGAGGCGGACCTCGAGCGCGCCTACAAGTCGCACGTCGATCCCCGCCTCAACGGGGAACAGGCCCTGGAGATGGCCTTCCGCATCGTCCGCAAGCACCAGCGCATGCGCGCCTGA